AAGCCGCCCCTCGAACGCTACTGGCTGATGCTCAAGCGCTTCGCGCGCTTCGATCTCGGCGACAGCTACTTCCACCACCAGAGCGTGTGGTCGCTCGTCGTGTCGAAGCTGCCCGTGTCGATCAGCATCGGCGTGTGGACGTTCCTGCTCACTTATTTGATCTCGGTGCCGCTCGGCATCGCGAAGGCGGTGAGGAACGGCTCGCCGTTCGATTTCGCGACGAGCCTCGTCGTGCTCGTCGGCTACGCGATTCCGGGCTTCGTGCTCGGCGTGCTGCTGCTCGTGCTGTTCGGCGGCGGCTCGTTCTGGCAGATCTTCCCGCTGCGCGGCCTCACGTCGGACAACTTCGCGCAGCTCAGCGTCGCCGGCAAGATCGCCGATTACCTGTGGCACATCGCGCTGCCGATCACCGCGTCGGTCGTCGGCAGCTTCGCGGTGATCACGATGCTGACGAAGAACGCGTTCCTCGACGAGATCCGCAAGCAGTACGTGCTGACCGCGCGCGCGAAGGGGCTCGCCGAGCGCACCGTGCTGGGCAAGCACGTGTTCCGCAACGCGCTGCTGCCGCTCGTGGTCGGCTTTCCGGCCGCGTTCATCGGCGCGTTCTTCACGGGCAGCCTGCTGATCGAGACGCTCTTCTCGCTCGACGGGCTCGGCCTTTTGTCGTATGAATCTGTGATCCGGCGCGACTATCCGGTCGTGCTCGGCACGCTGTACATCTTCACGCTGATCGGCCTGGCGACGAAGCTCGTGTCCGATCTCTGTTACGTGTGGGTTGACCCGCGCGTTCAATTCGAGCAACTGGAGCGCTGATTTGAGCCGACTCGCCGTCTCTTCCCGGATCGACGCCGCGCGCGCGCGGGTGTCGCCGTCGCCCGCGCGACGCGTGTGGCTGCGCTTCAGGGAGCAGCGCCTCGGCTACTGGAGCCTCGTGATCTTCGTGATCGCGTTCGCGGCGAGCCTGGCCGCGCCGCTGTGGTCGAACGACAAGCCGATCGTCGTGCGCTACGACGGCCAGTTCTATTTCCCGCTCTTCAAGAGCTATCCGGAAACGACGTTCGGCGGCGACTTCCCGACACCCACCGACTACCTCGATCCGTACGTGCGCGGCAAGCTCGACGCGCCGGGCAACTTCGTGCTGTATCCGCCGAACCGCTATTACTACGACACGCTCAACTACTTCTCGAAGCGCCCGAACCCGGCGCCGCCGTCGCGCGAGAACTGGCTCGGCACCGACGCGCAAGGGCGCGATCTGCTCGCGCGGCTCGTCTACGGCTTTCGCGTGTCGGTCGAGTTCGCGCTGATCCTGACGTTCATCGGCACGCTGCTCGG
Above is a window of Burkholderia thailandensis E264 DNA encoding:
- a CDS encoding microcin C ABC transporter permease YejB; the protein is MWSYILKRLLLMIPTLVGVLTITFAVIQFVPGGPVEQAVQELRKGAERGGAPFGMRSYTGVDAQQLAQLKALYGFDKPPLERYWLMLKRFARFDLGDSYFHHQSVWSLVVSKLPVSISIGVWTFLLTYLISVPLGIAKAVRNGSPFDFATSLVVLVGYAIPGFVLGVLLLVLFGGGSFWQIFPLRGLTSDNFAQLSVAGKIADYLWHIALPITASVVGSFAVITMLTKNAFLDEIRKQYVLTARAKGLAERTVLGKHVFRNALLPLVVGFPAAFIGAFFTGSLLIETLFSLDGLGLLSYESVIRRDYPVVLGTLYIFTLIGLATKLVSDLCYVWVDPRVQFEQLER